In the Anastrepha obliqua isolate idAnaObli1 chromosome 1, idAnaObli1_1.0, whole genome shotgun sequence genome, one interval contains:
- the LOC129253103 gene encoding RAB6A-GEF complex partner protein 2, whose amino-acid sequence MIEIKAKLVRADSAIYATGERVECLIEFTHSSMIGDDNSRVENLAWASAQLHCYRKTHYNVTTGDKVNELAELVGKTALDAVTQASGDIIIATKPKILFCDLKLLPGETKIYFFNEILPRNGPPTYRGHDIKYFYKITIATQRVKSKVQMLTVPIRVLPIPIFAGPDEMHCTEETNDELAPTNPFLEKREISELEISWHHLKNVTARRAPKYYRISNKRGFVGRFCLFKSSYKIGEDIVGSLDFSDCKVRCVQFSVKLQSQEINLKSITNQVGGDFNDASSINSLDLASIASGTAVDNLHKSKTSGSTRNAEVDEPIGKVSTFATIHQVCYAMTKTSVIIPIPLHVTPSFHTDLVELRWRLHFEFVTSIMMNFGTPNPTEGELKAPAEIPVETMVWNLPITAIYAANPLQIYSPSQTHNIFIK is encoded by the exons TCGGGTGGAAAATTTAGCTTGGGCTTCTGCACAGTTGCACTGTTATCGCAAAACTCACTACAATGTTACCACTGGCGACAAAGTAAATGAATTGGCGGAACTAGTAGGAAAAACGGCATTGGATGCTGTAACACAAGCGAGTGGGGACATCATAATCGCTACAAAGCCTAAGATTTTATTCTGTGATTTAAAATTGTTGCCCGgggaaacaaaaatat ATttctttaatgaaattttacctCGTAACGGGCCACCAACATATCGAGGGCATGATATTAAGTATTTCTACAAGATTACAATAGCCACGCAACGAGTGAAATCCAAGGTGCAAATGCTTACAGTGCCTATACGTGTTTTACCTATTCCAATTTTTGCGGGCCCAGATGAGATGCATTGTACAGAAGAAACAAATGATGAACTAGCGCCCACAAAcccttttttagaaaaacgggAAATTTCAGAATTGGAGATATCATGGCATCACCTTAAG AACGTAACCGCCCGTCGTGCACCTAAATATTACCGTATTTCTAACAAGCGTGGATTTGTGGGCCGCTTTTGCTTGTTTAAGTCCTCTTACAAAATTGGCGAAGACATTGTTGGCAGTCTGGACTTTAGTGACTGTAAAGTACGTTGTGTACAATTTTCAGTGAAGCTccaatcacaagaaataaatctaaaaagcaTCACCAATCAGGTAGGCGGGGACTTTAACGATGCTTCGTCAATAAATTCACTCGACTTGGCAAGTATTGCAAGCGGTACAGCAGTCGACAATCTACATAAATCGAAGACATCCGGTAGTACACGCAATGCAGAAGTAGACGAGCCTATAGGAAAAGTGAGCACATTTGCCACGATACACCAGGTCTGCTATGCCATGACGAAGACCTCTGTGATCATACCCATTCCATTACATGTGACACCGTCATTTCACACCGATTTAGTTGAATTACGCTGGCGATTACACTTTGAATTCGTCACAAGCATAATGATGAACTTTGGTACGCCTAATCCAACAGAAGGAGAACTTAAAGCTCCCGCAGAAATACCTGTCGAAACGATGGTCTGGAATCTGCCAATTACGGCAATATACGCTGCTAATCCTCTTCAAATATATTCCCCAAGTCAAActcataatatatttattaagtaa